GCGTCTCGGCATATGGAGGCACGCCGCGGTAGTGATCTACCGCTCCAGGGCCCGCGTTATATGCGGCGACGGCAAGGGTGACGTTGTCGTGATAGCGATTCAGCAGCGAGCGAAGATAACTCGTACCGCACGAAACGTTTTGGGTTGGGTCGAACGGGTTGCCGATTCCGCAACCGGCGGCGGTGCCGGGCATCAGCTGCATCAGGCCCTGGGCTCCGGCCACGCTGACGGCGGACGGGTTTCCAGCCGATTCGGCCATGACGACGGCTCGCACCAGGCCGGCCGGGACGCCGTTGGCCTGGGCGGCGCCGCTCACCAGCGCGTTGAGGGTCCCCGGATCCAGCGAATGCGGGGCAGACGGAAGGTAGCCTCCCCCAGCGCAGCCGCAGAGCAGCGCTACAAGGCCACAGACTCCGAGAACTCGAGTCATCGCACCGCCATTCTTCTCATTGCGCGGTCACGCCTTGCAGGCAGGCCGCGGGAAAGATAACGAGCAAGCCACGATAATCCTCTCCTTACGACCGTGCAAAAAGGGTGGTTTATGCGAGCGATCATATCGGCGGCGCCTTGAGGTTCGCTGAGGCGTGAGTGCCGCTGCCGGCGACCCCGTCGATCTCCTCGTCGTAGGCACGGGGAGCGCGGGAACGACCGCCGCCCTGCGTTACGCCCGAGCCGGCCGGCGCGTTGCGATCGTCGACGAGCTGCCCTACGGCGGGACGTGCGTGCT
The genomic region above belongs to Candidatus Cybelea sp. and contains:
- a CDS encoding lytic transglycosylase domain-containing protein, whose product is MTRVLGVCGLVALLCGCAGGGYLPSAPHSLDPGTLNALVSGAAQANGVPAGLVRAVVMAESAGNPSAVSVAGAQGLMQLMPGTAAGCGIGNPFDPTQNVSCGTSYLRSLLNRYHDNVTLAVAAYNAGPGAVDHYRGVPPYAETQAYVVRVLNAYNSY